The following proteins come from a genomic window of Dreissena polymorpha isolate Duluth1 chromosome 1, UMN_Dpol_1.0, whole genome shotgun sequence:
- the LOC127870764 gene encoding isochorismatase domain-containing protein 2-like, whose amino-acid sequence MAASTALKISTRNSALFLCDMQEKFRKTISYYPQIISVSGRMLEAAKILKLPVVVTEQYPKGLGPTVSELDVSKYPVFPKMKFSMMIPEVETHMKQYPDVKNILLCGIEGHVCVQSTVMDLREHGYEVNVIVDAVSSRNMVDRMYAFQRMKEAGAHLTTSESVILGLMQGSDHPDFKAVQKIIWDIAPDSGLMGKSVNVETPV is encoded by the exons ATGGCGGCCTCCACAGCGCTCAAAATTTCTACAAGAAATTCTGCTTTATTTTTGTGTGACATGCAAGAAAAGTTTCGGAAAACAATATCATATTACCCACAAATTATTTCAGTCTCGGGTAGGATGCTTGAAGCGGCGAAAATACTGAAACTGCCGGTTGTCGTCACTGAGCAATATCCCAAAG GTCTGGGACCAACAGTTTCTGAGCTGGATGTGAGCAAGTATCCAGTGTTTCCAAAGATGAAGTTTAGCATGATGATTCCAGAAGTGGAGACGCATATGAAGCAATATCCTG ATGTGAAGAACATCCTACTATGTGGCATAGAGGGTCATGTCTGTGTACAGTCCACGGTTATGGATCTTCGAGAACATGGGTACGAAGTGAATGTGATTGTGGATGCAGTGTCTTCCAGAAACATGGTTGACAG AATGTACGCCTTTCAAAGAATGAAGGAGGCTGGTGCCCACCTTACGACAAGTGAGAGTGTCATTCTAGGTCTGATGCAGGGATCCGATCACCCAGATTTCAAGGCTGTGCAGAAGATCATATGGGATATTGCCCCGGACAGTGGGCTGATGGGAAAGTCTGTGAATGTTGAAACACCCGTGTAA